A single genomic interval of Mangifera indica cultivar Alphonso chromosome 5, CATAS_Mindica_2.1, whole genome shotgun sequence harbors:
- the LOC123217398 gene encoding protein OBERON 3-like isoform X2, translating into MFGEKDLSADLLIDGENSVSNKLSHGRSILLEQSKGIPHEKIGLTQKGGHDFFKESNINVDGFSSKLSNSASQELTLRYLCENSKLGEKLLMEKSGSHKGKEVVFVENSNQDDKFVERDFLNLNEIRVNFSCSKREIEEEEEDLEGESNTNNREKKPNLETLNLSLSLPDVSLSLTASNALQKPARSLQSLAPSRDNHTQTTCSNDITAASLSHSCSHPFSHNPSCSLTHNSTENYEYSVGRDDQIWCGGEGTNGSVHSRFKPIGDGLVTLNNHGGGGGGGGFSMMQGSRLMNRDSCNNSLYKTTSSDNLSFFPSELPARPWMDTNSGDSRRKDSENLRGLDNTDGGKARKVSRPERILWEIVSESIPVMAQIIQELSEETLELIRGYLKNLFVAPEKKDALVGLQKQLERRPDLNKETLSNCCKDQLEILVAVKVGLGSFVSSEVQLPINELVEIFLLMRCRNVNCKSILPVDDCDCKICSTNKGFCSSCMCPVCMNFDCANNTCSWVGCDVCSHWCHAACGIKRNLFRPGPSLKGPSGTSEMQFHCIGCDHASEMFGFVKDVFLFCAKDWGLDTLVKELDCVGKIFKGSDDFKGKELHIKANKFVSKLENKMMSPSDVCSSIVQFFNHYAAAAASSTLNDLMAAQASLRKDRTPIPPATSLPPKYTMHNITSSSGRRDSNGLCQKDLMSDLKIEDDFQFGKLSKNDGFDSLESIVRIKEVEARMFQNKADDARREAEEYKRMIQIKSEKLDKEYAQKLAKLCLQETEERQRKKLDELKVLEDSHCDYFKMKMRMQVEISGLLERMEATKQQWV; encoded by the exons ATGTTTGGAGAGAAAGATCTCTCTGCTGATCTCCTTATTGATGGGGAGAACTCTGTAAGTAACAAGCTCTCACATGGCCGGAGCATACTTTTAGAGCAAAGTAAAGGGATCCCACATGAGAAAATTGGTTTGACTCAAAAGGGCGGtcatgatttttttaaagaatcAAATATTAATGTTGATGGATTTTCTTCTAAGCTTTCGAATTCGGCCTCTCAAGAGCTCACTCTTAGATATCTTTGTGAAAATTCTAAACTGGGTGAGAAACTGTTGATGGAAAAATCTGGTTCACACAAAGGGAAAgaggttgtttttgttgagaaTTCAAATCAAGATGACAAATTTGTGGAGAGAGATTTcttaaatttgaatgaaattagaGTGAATTTTTCTTGTTCTAAAAGGGAAatagaagaagaggaggaagacTTAGAGGGTGAGAGTAATACTAATAATAGAGAGAAGAAACCAAACCTAGAGACTCTTAATTTGTCTCTGTCTTTGCCTGATGTATCTCTTTCTTTAACTGCATCAAATGCTTTGCAAAAGCCTGCTAGGAGTTTACAATCTTTGGCACCATCAAGAGATAACCACACACAAACCACTTGTTCAAATGATATTACTGCTGCTTCTCTTTCGCATTCATGTTCCCATCCGTTTTCTCACAATCCTAGTTGTTCATTGACACATAATTCGACCGAGAATTACGAGTATTCAGTAGGAAGAGATGATCAAATTTGGTGTGGTGGTGAGGGGACTAATGGGTCAGTTCATAGTCGTTTCAAGCCAATTGGAGATGGCCTTGTTACTTTGAACAATCATGGTGGTGGTGGCGGAGGAGGAGGATTTTCTATGATGCAAGGTAGTCGTTTGATGAATAGGGATTCTTGTAACAATAGTCTTTATAAGACTACAAGTTCggataatctttcatttttcccTTCTGAATTGCCTGCAAGGCCATGGATGGATACCAATTCTGGGGATTCAAGGAGGAAGGATTCTGAGAATTTGAGAGGCTTGGATAATACTGATGGAGGTAAAGCACGGAAGGTTTCTAGACCTGAGAGAATTCTTTGGGAGATTGTATCAGAATCTATTCCTGTCATGGCTCAAATAATTCAGGAGCTTTCAGAGGAGACTCTTGAATTGATTAGAGGTTATCTCAAAAATCTGTTTGTGGCACCTGAGAAGAAAGATGCGTTGGTAGGATTGCAAAAACAACTAGAGAGAAGGCCTGATCTTAACAAGGAGACACTGTCAAACTGCTGCAAGGATCAATTAGAAATATTGGTTGCAGTAAAAGTGGGGCTTGGGAGCTTTGTGTCTTCAGAAGTCCAGCTTCCTATAAATGAGCTGGTAGAGATTTTCTTATTAATGAGGTGTAGGAATGTAAATTGCAAGAGCATATTACCTGTTGATGATTGTGACTGTAAAATTTGCTCCACAAATAAAGGATTTTGCAGCTCATGCATGTGTCCGGTTTGTATGAATTTTGATTGTGCTAACAATACTTGCAGCTGGGTTGGCTGTGATGTTTGTTCACATTGGTGCCATGCCGCTTGTGGTATTAAGAGGAACCTATTTAGGCCAGGCCCGAGCTTGAAGGGGCCCTCCGGAACTTCTGAAATGCAGTTCCACTGTATTGGGTGTGATCATGCCTCAGAGATGTTTGGATTTGTTAAAgatgtgtttttattttgtgcAAAGGATTGGGGTCTAGACACCTTGGTCAAGGAGCTTGATTGTGTAGGGAAAATTTTTAAGGGAAGTGATGATTTTAAAGGCAAGGAGTTGCATATAAAGGCTAATAAGTTTGTGTCCAAACTGGAAAACAAAATGATGTCTCCTTCAGATGTTTGCAGCTCCATTGTTCAATTCTTCAATC ACTATGCTGCCGCTGCTGCTTCCAGTACTTTGAATGACTTGATGGCAGCTCAAGCTAGCCTAAGAAAAGATAGAACTCCAATTCCACCAGCTACTTCTCTCCCCCCAAAATATACCATGCATAACATAACTTCCTCAAGTGGGCGGCGGGATTCAAATGGTCTTTGTCAAAAAGACCTCATGAGCGACCTCAAAATTGAAGATGATTTTCAGTTTGGTAAGTTGTCAAAGAATGATGGCTTTGATAGCCTGGAAAGCATTGTTCGGATTAAAGAAGTGGAAGCAAGAATGTTTCAGAACAAGGCAGATGATGCACGGAGAGAGGCAGAGGAATACAAACGGATGATTCAGATCAAATCTGAGAAATTGGACAAAGAGTACGCTCAGAAGCTTGCAAAACTCTGTTTACAAGAGACTGAGGAAAGGCAGAGGAAGAAACTCGATGAACTGAAGGTCTTGGAAGATTCACATTGTGATTACTTCAAAATGAAGATGCGAATGCAAGTCGAGATTTCTGGTTTACTGGAGAGAATGGAGGCCACAAAGCAACAGTGGGTTTAG
- the LOC123217398 gene encoding protein OBERON 3-like isoform X1 translates to MFGEKDLSADLLIDGENSVSNKLSHGRSILLEQSKGIPHEKIGLTQKGGHDFFKESNINVDGFSSKLSNSASQELTLRYLCENSKLGEKLLMEKSGSHKGKEVVFVENSNQDDKFVERDFLNLNEIRVNFSCSKREIEEEEEDLEGESNTNNREKKPNLETLNLSLSLPDVSLSLTASNALQKPARSLQSLAPSRDNHTQTTCSNDITAASLSHSCSHPFSHNPSCSLTHNSTENYEYSVGRDDQIWCGGEGTNGSVHSRFKPIGDGLVTLNNHGGGGGGGGFSMMQGSRLMNRDSCNNSLYKTTSSDNLSFFPSELPARPWMDTNSGDSRRKDSENLRGLDNTDGGKARKVSRPERILWEIVSESIPVMAQIIQELSEETLELIRGYLKNLFVAPEKKDALVGLQKQLERRPDLNKETLSNCCKDQLEILVAVKVGLGSFVSSEVQLPINELVEIFLLMRCRNVNCKSILPVDDCDCKICSTNKGFCSSCMCPVCMNFDCANNTCSWVGCDVCSHWCHAACGIKRNLFRPGPSLKGPSGTSEMQFHCIGCDHASEMFGFVKDVFLFCAKDWGLDTLVKELDCVGKIFKGSDDFKGKELHIKANKFVSKLENKMMSPSDVCSSIVQFFNRSDNMSDYAAAAASSTLNDLMAAQASLRKDRTPIPPATSLPPKYTMHNITSSSGRRDSNGLCQKDLMSDLKIEDDFQFGKLSKNDGFDSLESIVRIKEVEARMFQNKADDARREAEEYKRMIQIKSEKLDKEYAQKLAKLCLQETEERQRKKLDELKVLEDSHCDYFKMKMRMQVEISGLLERMEATKQQWV, encoded by the exons ATGTTTGGAGAGAAAGATCTCTCTGCTGATCTCCTTATTGATGGGGAGAACTCTGTAAGTAACAAGCTCTCACATGGCCGGAGCATACTTTTAGAGCAAAGTAAAGGGATCCCACATGAGAAAATTGGTTTGACTCAAAAGGGCGGtcatgatttttttaaagaatcAAATATTAATGTTGATGGATTTTCTTCTAAGCTTTCGAATTCGGCCTCTCAAGAGCTCACTCTTAGATATCTTTGTGAAAATTCTAAACTGGGTGAGAAACTGTTGATGGAAAAATCTGGTTCACACAAAGGGAAAgaggttgtttttgttgagaaTTCAAATCAAGATGACAAATTTGTGGAGAGAGATTTcttaaatttgaatgaaattagaGTGAATTTTTCTTGTTCTAAAAGGGAAatagaagaagaggaggaagacTTAGAGGGTGAGAGTAATACTAATAATAGAGAGAAGAAACCAAACCTAGAGACTCTTAATTTGTCTCTGTCTTTGCCTGATGTATCTCTTTCTTTAACTGCATCAAATGCTTTGCAAAAGCCTGCTAGGAGTTTACAATCTTTGGCACCATCAAGAGATAACCACACACAAACCACTTGTTCAAATGATATTACTGCTGCTTCTCTTTCGCATTCATGTTCCCATCCGTTTTCTCACAATCCTAGTTGTTCATTGACACATAATTCGACCGAGAATTACGAGTATTCAGTAGGAAGAGATGATCAAATTTGGTGTGGTGGTGAGGGGACTAATGGGTCAGTTCATAGTCGTTTCAAGCCAATTGGAGATGGCCTTGTTACTTTGAACAATCATGGTGGTGGTGGCGGAGGAGGAGGATTTTCTATGATGCAAGGTAGTCGTTTGATGAATAGGGATTCTTGTAACAATAGTCTTTATAAGACTACAAGTTCggataatctttcatttttcccTTCTGAATTGCCTGCAAGGCCATGGATGGATACCAATTCTGGGGATTCAAGGAGGAAGGATTCTGAGAATTTGAGAGGCTTGGATAATACTGATGGAGGTAAAGCACGGAAGGTTTCTAGACCTGAGAGAATTCTTTGGGAGATTGTATCAGAATCTATTCCTGTCATGGCTCAAATAATTCAGGAGCTTTCAGAGGAGACTCTTGAATTGATTAGAGGTTATCTCAAAAATCTGTTTGTGGCACCTGAGAAGAAAGATGCGTTGGTAGGATTGCAAAAACAACTAGAGAGAAGGCCTGATCTTAACAAGGAGACACTGTCAAACTGCTGCAAGGATCAATTAGAAATATTGGTTGCAGTAAAAGTGGGGCTTGGGAGCTTTGTGTCTTCAGAAGTCCAGCTTCCTATAAATGAGCTGGTAGAGATTTTCTTATTAATGAGGTGTAGGAATGTAAATTGCAAGAGCATATTACCTGTTGATGATTGTGACTGTAAAATTTGCTCCACAAATAAAGGATTTTGCAGCTCATGCATGTGTCCGGTTTGTATGAATTTTGATTGTGCTAACAATACTTGCAGCTGGGTTGGCTGTGATGTTTGTTCACATTGGTGCCATGCCGCTTGTGGTATTAAGAGGAACCTATTTAGGCCAGGCCCGAGCTTGAAGGGGCCCTCCGGAACTTCTGAAATGCAGTTCCACTGTATTGGGTGTGATCATGCCTCAGAGATGTTTGGATTTGTTAAAgatgtgtttttattttgtgcAAAGGATTGGGGTCTAGACACCTTGGTCAAGGAGCTTGATTGTGTAGGGAAAATTTTTAAGGGAAGTGATGATTTTAAAGGCAAGGAGTTGCATATAAAGGCTAATAAGTTTGTGTCCAAACTGGAAAACAAAATGATGTCTCCTTCAGATGTTTGCAGCTCCATTGTTCAATTCTTCAATC GTTCTGATAATATGTCAGACTATGCTGCCGCTGCTGCTTCCAGTACTTTGAATGACTTGATGGCAGCTCAAGCTAGCCTAAGAAAAGATAGAACTCCAATTCCACCAGCTACTTCTCTCCCCCCAAAATATACCATGCATAACATAACTTCCTCAAGTGGGCGGCGGGATTCAAATGGTCTTTGTCAAAAAGACCTCATGAGCGACCTCAAAATTGAAGATGATTTTCAGTTTGGTAAGTTGTCAAAGAATGATGGCTTTGATAGCCTGGAAAGCATTGTTCGGATTAAAGAAGTGGAAGCAAGAATGTTTCAGAACAAGGCAGATGATGCACGGAGAGAGGCAGAGGAATACAAACGGATGATTCAGATCAAATCTGAGAAATTGGACAAAGAGTACGCTCAGAAGCTTGCAAAACTCTGTTTACAAGAGACTGAGGAAAGGCAGAGGAAGAAACTCGATGAACTGAAGGTCTTGGAAGATTCACATTGTGATTACTTCAAAATGAAGATGCGAATGCAAGTCGAGATTTCTGGTTTACTGGAGAGAATGGAGGCCACAAAGCAACAGTGGGTTTAG